From the bacterium genome, one window contains:
- a CDS encoding DegV family protein translates to MEKIAIVTDSTSDLPDEILKQHEVYRAPLKVYFGQEEYWDRETITPEQFFIKLESTKTYPRTSQTTSKRFFELFQDLVQKGYTHILCILISSQISKTVETAQFASSMISHAEVRIIDSKLTSYAMAFLALYARDLANRGQGMNEIAEQVVARIPKAQLLFSVDNLDALERGGRIGKASAFFGNLMGVRPILAITGGHGKIEVVDKVKSTQAANEVIAKLTKRHADMHGIIQGICIMHTVRKENSQALKLALIDQGLNSSRIAIREVGAVLGTHLGDKSWGLAIC, encoded by the coding sequence ATGGAAAAAATTGCGATTGTTACAGACAGCACGAGTGATTTGCCGGATGAGATATTAAAGCAACACGAAGTTTATCGTGCGCCGCTCAAGGTCTATTTCGGGCAGGAGGAATACTGGGACCGCGAGACCATCACGCCGGAGCAATTTTTTATTAAACTAGAGAGCACCAAAACTTATCCGCGCACCAGCCAGACTACTTCCAAACGTTTTTTTGAGCTTTTTCAGGACTTGGTCCAAAAAGGCTATACACATATTTTATGTATTCTCATTTCAAGCCAAATTTCCAAGACGGTTGAGACGGCCCAATTTGCTTCCAGTATGATCTCACATGCAGAAGTCAGGATTATAGATTCTAAGCTGACAAGTTACGCCATGGCTTTTCTTGCGCTGTATGCCCGTGATCTGGCCAATCGCGGCCAGGGGATGAATGAGATTGCCGAACAGGTGGTCGCGCGCATTCCCAAGGCACAGCTCCTTTTCTCGGTGGATAATCTTGATGCGCTGGAGCGTGGCGGCCGGATTGGCAAGGCGAGCGCTTTTTTTGGCAATTTGATGGGAGTTCGTCCTATTTTGGCGATCACTGGCGGGCACGGTAAAATTGAGGTAGTGGACAAAGTGAAATCCACGCAGGCGGCCAATGAGGTTATTGCCAAACTGACGAAGCGGCACGCGGATATGCACGGGATTATTCAGGGTATCTGTATTATGCACACCGTACGCAAAGAAAACAGCCAAGCACTTAAACTGGCGCTTATCGACCAGGGCCTCAATTCCAGCCGGATCGCGATCCGCGAGGTCGGCGCGGTCCTCGGCACTCATCTCGGCGACAAAAGCTGGGGCCTGGCGATCTGCTAA
- a CDS encoding AI-2E family transporter, with protein sequence MTEHDPRTHMTFWQELWWVLKNFIQGQFLIAVCIGLTAFLAFWLMGINHAFWLGLFVGLMSFIPYLGPALGFIPPLVFAWTTHHHWGYLIGMVGVWILIQILEGLVFQPKILGDKLRIHPLLVIVSFFFWGLILGIFGVLLAVPLTAVVQILWRRWRTQKH encoded by the coding sequence ATGACAGAACATGATCCAAGAACACATATGACTTTTTGGCAAGAGCTGTGGTGGGTGCTCAAGAATTTCATCCAGGGCCAATTTCTCATTGCCGTTTGTATCGGCCTGACCGCTTTTCTGGCTTTTTGGCTCATGGGAATCAACCACGCTTTTTGGCTCGGTCTCTTCGTGGGACTCATGAGCTTCATCCCTTACCTCGGTCCTGCGCTGGGGTTTATTCCACCGCTGGTCTTTGCCTGGACCACACACCATCATTGGGGCTATTTAATCGGTATGGTCGGGGTCTGGATTCTGATTCAAATATTAGAAGGGCTTGTGTTTCAACCTAAAATATTGGGTGATAAACTCCGTATCCATCCGCTTCTGGTGATTGTATCCTTTTTCTTTTGGGGACTGATCCTGGGGATTTTTGGTGTGCTGCTGGCTGTTCCGTTAACTGCTGTGGTACAAATTCTCTGGCGCCGCTGGCGTACTCAAAAACATTAA
- a CDS encoding VWA domain-containing protein, which translates to MSFYYPLALILLALIPLVVFLRKRGIGKPASILYPETQAVKDVFRGGRRPGSGMRETLRLIVVGMLVFAAARPQLVQNVQRITTSGLDIMLALDISGSMSARDFEPMNRLQAAKAELRRFLTKESNNRLGLVAFAAQAFTVCPLTLDYQVVLTLLEHLQIGMTSDGTAIGMAIAACASRLKQSEAVSKVIILLTDGRNNAGRVDPLTAAEIARALDIRIYTIGMGQPGGAPIVVKKATGGETMLLNPDGSVHMEEVDEETLEKIAAATGGKYFRATDKNKLREIYTEIGRMEYSRVSSKRYTAKRDIGHIFIFLALLFMMMELLVIRTMESKLP; encoded by the coding sequence ATGAGTTTTTATTATCCGTTGGCATTGATTCTGTTGGCATTGATTCCACTGGTTGTTTTTTTGCGAAAACGCGGGATCGGCAAACCGGCGTCTATTCTTTATCCCGAGACTCAGGCAGTCAAAGATGTTTTTCGCGGCGGGCGCCGACCGGGAAGCGGGATGCGGGAGACGCTGCGTCTGATCGTGGTCGGTATGCTTGTCTTTGCTGCTGCGCGTCCGCAATTGGTACAAAATGTACAGCGCATTACGACCAGTGGTTTGGATATCATGTTGGCGCTGGATATCTCAGGCAGTATGTCGGCCCGGGATTTTGAACCGATGAACCGTCTCCAGGCAGCCAAGGCGGAATTACGCCGGTTTTTGACCAAGGAGAGCAATAACCGTCTCGGTTTGGTGGCATTTGCCGCTCAGGCGTTTACGGTCTGTCCCCTGACCCTGGATTATCAAGTTGTGCTCACACTGCTTGAGCACCTACAGATCGGTATGACATCTGACGGCACAGCGATTGGCATGGCCATTGCGGCATGTGCCAGCCGGTTGAAACAATCCGAAGCTGTTTCCAAAGTGATTATCCTGCTGACCGACGGCAGAAACAATGCCGGACGTGTGGATCCTTTGACCGCAGCAGAGATCGCCAGAGCCTTGGATATACGCATTTATACGATTGGTATGGGGCAGCCTGGGGGCGCGCCGATTGTTGTAAAAAAGGCCACCGGCGGCGAGACCATGCTGCTTAACCCGGATGGATCAGTGCACATGGAGGAAGTTGACGAAGAAACACTGGAGAAGATTGCAGCAGCCACCGGCGGAAAGTATTTCCGCGCCACGGACAAAAATAAGCTGCGCGAAATTTATACTGAGATCGGCCGGATGGAGTATTCCCGGGTTTCTTCAAAACGCTATACTGCCAAGCGTGATATTGGGCACATTTTTATTTTTTTGGCACTGCTTTTTATGATGATGGAATTGTTGGTGATCCGCACGATGGAGAGTAAACTGCCGTAG
- a CDS encoding DUF2148 domain-containing protein, whose protein sequence is MLKDRQNQALLQVAEQMILAAHTAPKGRGLDNLEMAVLERKDIEMLADEMARISQEKKVPSFLRDAENLRDHVHIAVLIGTKVEPLGLKYCGLCGFENCDANRRAGAVCAFNTGDLGIAMGSAVSVAAQCRADNRIMYTLGMAALSRQVLGPEVKIAYGIPLTGTAKNPFFDRK, encoded by the coding sequence ATGTTGAAGGACAGACAAAACCAGGCGCTGCTTCAGGTGGCCGAGCAAATGATTCTGGCGGCCCACACCGCTCCCAAAGGCCGCGGTCTGGATAATTTGGAGATGGCGGTTTTAGAGCGCAAAGATATTGAGATGCTGGCAGATGAGATGGCGCGAATCAGTCAAGAAAAAAAGGTACCCTCGTTTTTGCGTGACGCCGAAAATTTGCGCGACCATGTCCACATTGCGGTATTAATCGGCACTAAAGTTGAACCGCTCGGATTGAAATATTGCGGCTTATGTGGTTTTGAAAACTGCGATGCCAACCGCCGGGCCGGGGCGGTCTGTGCGTTTAATACCGGTGACTTGGGCATTGCCATGGGGTCTGCGGTATCTGTGGCAGCCCAATGCCGGGCGGACAACCGGATTATGTACACCCTGGGGATGGCAGCGCTCTCCAGGCAAGTGCTGGGTCCGGAGGTAAAGATCGCCTACGGGATTCCCCTGACAGGTACCGCCAAGAATCCATTTTTTGACAGGAAGTAA
- a CDS encoding VWA domain-containing protein — translation MFRFAFPIMLNLLWVLPALVLGLVWANLRERRRMQQFFSERLARTLTGQNSPAKRQLGRIAIIAAIAIMIVGLARPQVALMRTEVSTEGLDIMFLIDTSRSMTVRDVSGGTRLERAKRTLFYLVDQLSEHRIGLLPFAGNAFLNCPTTRDTGALKLLINGLDTSTLPVQGTDLGNALEEALAAFQRTGAQHRAIVVISDGENFGRAPLPKVKEASKEGIRTYCLGVGSAEGAPMPPRWEVSKKRPAQAKSSSKQITRLDEIILKKMALVGGGTYARLSPGGKEADVLVAELNKLEKIEMFSERHQTWEDYYPVAALLALLFLLFELLIGRRKGRPRLANLIRLFKRTGAAILVSVCLASLAQAAAQKEIKQGLDAFKRQDLIAAERHFNEARQANAGDALAEYNLGCAQLGQHKYSQAYKAFIRALPSASGALEQDNWYNFGYTAFYLGIKQGKAEKWQEAVDAFKKCLLLDPQDDDARYNLELILREIKKRTKTLSKREEQSQGTDKGKAPGSGADKPGSDRQSSSGRRNDDAPPNEEQEKTSQRKEQKGKTSTSDQQPGRKQKGMSQEDALRALRSLEAEESTVQKNSPKDDKQMNEYKGPDW, via the coding sequence ATGTTTCGATTTGCTTTTCCCATCATGCTGAATTTATTATGGGTCCTGCCGGCATTGGTGCTCGGGCTGGTCTGGGCCAATTTGCGTGAGCGTCGGCGGATGCAGCAGTTTTTCAGTGAACGTCTGGCCCGGACTCTGACCGGACAGAACAGTCCGGCCAAACGGCAGTTGGGCCGTATTGCCATTATCGCGGCGATTGCCATTATGATTGTCGGATTGGCCCGCCCCCAAGTGGCGCTTATGCGCACAGAGGTTAGTACTGAAGGGCTGGATATTATGTTTTTAATTGATACCTCGCGTTCCATGACGGTCCGCGATGTTTCGGGCGGTACGCGTCTGGAACGTGCCAAGCGTACTTTGTTTTATCTGGTTGACCAGCTCTCGGAGCACCGGATCGGGTTGCTTCCCTTTGCAGGCAATGCTTTTTTAAATTGTCCCACTACACGCGACACAGGCGCACTCAAGCTTTTAATCAATGGGCTGGATACAAGCACATTGCCGGTACAAGGAACGGATCTTGGCAATGCGCTGGAAGAGGCATTGGCGGCTTTTCAACGGACCGGAGCACAACATCGGGCGATTGTGGTGATTAGCGATGGAGAGAATTTTGGACGCGCCCCGCTTCCCAAAGTAAAGGAAGCTTCTAAAGAAGGTATTCGGACCTATTGTCTGGGCGTAGGGTCAGCCGAAGGTGCGCCGATGCCGCCGCGCTGGGAGGTGTCGAAAAAAAGACCGGCACAAGCAAAGTCTTCCTCAAAACAGATTACGCGTTTGGATGAAATTATTTTGAAAAAAATGGCACTGGTAGGCGGCGGGACTTATGCCCGCCTAAGTCCGGGAGGAAAGGAAGCGGATGTCCTGGTCGCCGAGCTCAATAAACTTGAAAAAATTGAGATGTTTTCCGAGCGGCATCAGACTTGGGAAGATTACTATCCGGTCGCCGCGCTGTTGGCACTCCTGTTCTTGCTGTTTGAGCTGCTTATCGGGCGGCGTAAAGGGAGGCCCAGGCTTGCGAATCTAATCCGTCTTTTTAAACGGACCGGCGCGGCAATCCTGGTGAGTGTTTGTTTGGCATCACTTGCGCAAGCCGCAGCCCAAAAAGAGATCAAGCAGGGATTGGACGCCTTTAAACGTCAGGACTTGATCGCAGCGGAACGGCATTTCAATGAGGCGCGTCAAGCCAATGCGGGTGATGCGCTGGCAGAATATAATCTCGGGTGTGCTCAGTTGGGGCAGCATAAATATTCGCAAGCCTACAAAGCGTTCATACGCGCGCTCCCCAGCGCTTCCGGTGCGCTCGAGCAGGACAATTGGTACAATTTCGGCTATACCGCTTTTTATCTGGGAATTAAGCAGGGCAAGGCGGAAAAGTGGCAGGAAGCGGTAGACGCGTTTAAAAAATGCTTGCTGCTGGATCCCCAGGATGATGATGCACGTTACAATCTGGAATTGATTCTGCGGGAAATAAAAAAGCGCACCAAGACGCTCTCGAAACGCGAGGAACAGTCCCAAGGCACGGACAAAGGCAAGGCGCCGGGCAGCGGCGCAGATAAGCCCGGATCTGACCGGCAAAGTTCTTCGGGCCGCCGCAATGATGATGCGCCGCCGAATGAGGAGCAGGAGAAGACCTCGCAGCGCAAGGAGCAAAAGGGAAAAACATCTACGTCTGATCAGCAACCCGGACGCAAACAAAAAGGCATGTCGCAGGAGGATGCGCTGCGCGCGTTGCGCTCTTTGGAGGCGGAGGAGAGTACGGTGCAGAAAAACAGTCCCAAGGACGACAAACAGATGAATGAGTACAAAGGCCCGGATTGGTAA
- a CDS encoding pyridoxamine 5'-phosphate oxidase family protein, which yields MRQATREIKDKAVLEVIMQKAEVCRLAMTVDDIPYIVPMNFGYADNTLYFHCAAKGKKIEMLCKNDTVAFEIEGETGIIRGDELACKWSARYQSIVGLGKARFIKDAAEKLAALKIIMAHYTDQGDQLIFAEKPVELVCIFCVEITQMTGKQSQDYVTE from the coding sequence ATGAGACAGGCCACGCGGGAAATTAAAGATAAAGCAGTCTTGGAAGTGATTATGCAAAAAGCGGAGGTGTGCCGCCTGGCAATGACGGTGGATGATATTCCGTATATTGTGCCCATGAATTTTGGATATGCAGACAATACACTGTATTTTCATTGCGCAGCCAAGGGAAAAAAAATTGAGATGCTCTGCAAAAATGATACGGTGGCATTTGAGATCGAAGGGGAGACCGGGATTATTCGGGGTGATGAACTCGCCTGCAAATGGAGCGCACGCTATCAGAGCATTGTCGGTCTGGGCAAAGCGCGTTTCATAAAGGATGCGGCGGAAAAATTGGCAGCCCTGAAAATTATTATGGCACATTATACCGACCAGGGCGATCAGCTGATTTTTGCTGAAAAACCGGTGGAATTGGTGTGCATATTTTGTGTTGAGATCACCCAAATGACAGGGAAGCAGTCCCAGGATTACGTCACAGAATAA
- a CDS encoding 1-acyl-sn-glycerol-3-phosphate acyltransferase: MSGKATRFKTPAIFIRAIIANCWSQFSIGLYSIPCIVVSLFSRNAAYAIGRLWSRHVLAVGGVRLEIRGKENLDPTKEYTFLSNHQSQLDIMALMSGTPRRLAFLAKKELFRTLFFGWGITALGMIPIDRRSPRRVRESFTRAAERVRAEPFSLLIFPEGTRSPDGRLQAFKQGSFTLVLEAGLEVVPVSIQGSHRILPKGVFGMIPGTITLTFAKPFDPRKYSAQQKQEISREVYAQITAMVQHPQETQAQD, from the coding sequence ATGTCAGGAAAAGCAACCCGGTTTAAAACACCGGCGATTTTTATTCGCGCCATAATCGCCAATTGCTGGAGTCAGTTCTCGATAGGTCTCTACAGTATTCCTTGTATTGTGGTAAGTCTGTTTTCGCGCAATGCGGCCTATGCAATCGGCCGTCTTTGGAGCAGGCACGTTTTAGCGGTGGGTGGTGTGCGTCTGGAAATCCGGGGCAAGGAAAATCTGGACCCAACAAAAGAATACACATTTTTGAGTAATCATCAAAGCCAGCTGGATATCATGGCGTTGATGAGTGGGACACCCCGGCGTTTGGCGTTTCTTGCCAAAAAGGAACTTTTCCGGACACTTTTTTTTGGATGGGGGATTACAGCACTGGGCATGATACCGATTGATCGCCGCAGCCCGCGACGGGTGCGTGAATCATTTACCCGGGCAGCCGAGCGGGTACGCGCGGAACCGTTTTCTCTGCTGATTTTTCCTGAAGGGACGCGCAGCCCGGACGGGCGCCTCCAGGCTTTTAAACAGGGAAGCTTTACTTTAGTGTTGGAGGCCGGTTTGGAAGTGGTGCCGGTGTCTATTCAGGGGAGCCATCGGATTTTACCCAAGGGTGTGTTTGGTATGATTCCCGGAACCATTACCCTCACCTTCGCCAAACCATTTGATCCCCGGAAATATTCTGCGCAGCAGAAACAAGAAATTTCCCGTGAGGTGTATGCGCAGATTACGGCCATGGTGCAGCACCCTCAGGAGACGCAGGCACAGGATTAG
- a CDS encoding site-2 protease family protein has protein sequence MQYVLIVFIIGFLIFVHELGHYLAARAIKIPIEIFSIGFGPKFWSWKRGSTEFRISWIPLGGYVLPALASEEDYFKIPVRQRFVFSLGGPLANLILPVFLFAIVNAMKSGISISGLFIKPWEQTVAHFMQILNALPMLFTHPDKLSGVVGIVSQGGAFIGKNLSNGLMFTIIISLNLAVLNLLPIPGLDGGKIFMSLLEKIHPKAVRWQMPITVAGLALLFGLMIYVTVLDIQKFFI, from the coding sequence ATGCAATATGTGTTGATTGTTTTTATTATAGGATTTCTTATTTTCGTGCACGAGTTGGGGCATTATTTGGCCGCCCGCGCAATCAAGATTCCTATTGAAATTTTTTCAATTGGTTTTGGACCCAAATTCTGGTCATGGAAAAGGGGCAGCACTGAATTTCGTATTTCGTGGATTCCTTTGGGCGGATATGTGCTCCCGGCCCTGGCGTCTGAGGAAGACTATTTTAAAATTCCGGTTCGTCAGCGCTTTGTGTTTTCATTGGGCGGACCACTGGCAAATCTTATTTTACCGGTTTTTCTTTTCGCGATTGTGAATGCCATGAAATCAGGCATTAGCATATCCGGCTTATTTATTAAGCCCTGGGAACAGACCGTTGCTCATTTTATGCAAATCCTTAATGCGTTGCCGATGTTATTCACACATCCGGATAAATTAAGCGGCGTAGTGGGAATTGTTTCTCAAGGCGGTGCATTTATTGGAAAGAATTTGTCTAATGGATTAATGTTTACGATTATTATCAGTCTCAATCTGGCGGTGCTCAATTTATTGCCGATTCCTGGACTGGATGGCGGAAAAATTTTTATGTCCCTATTGGAAAAAATTCATCCCAAGGCGGTACGCTGGCAGATGCCTATCACAGTTGCCGGACTGGCACTGCTTTTTGGTTTAATGATTTATGTGACTGTGTTGGATATTCAGAAGTTTTTTATCTGA
- a CDS encoding DsrE family protein, with the protein MKVGIIISSNDAETCWNALRYGNFALAQADEVKVFFMGKGVEYQQISIEKFNTIEQAEKLIRTGGKIYACGSCIKSREQAGSEMCPISTMKDMYDIVKESDRIVTF; encoded by the coding sequence ATGAAAGTGGGTATCATCATTTCAAGTAATGACGCGGAGACATGCTGGAATGCTTTGCGCTATGGAAATTTTGCGCTGGCGCAAGCGGATGAAGTGAAAGTGTTTTTCATGGGCAAAGGGGTGGAATATCAGCAAATCAGCATAGAAAAATTCAACACAATCGAGCAGGCGGAAAAATTAATCCGGACCGGCGGCAAGATTTACGCATGCGGTAGTTGTATCAAGTCCAGGGAGCAGGCCGGCTCGGAAATGTGTCCGATCTCGACGATGAAGGACATGTATGATATTGTAAAAGAAAGTGATCGCATTGTTACGTTTTGA
- a CDS encoding BatD family protein, translated as MKKKLILLCMLAAGFSGIVCLGATEEQPASPAWGGQKVKRVYSSEKAQALFEQQVLERSAEGEEELETQPLLDSSGGGEISEDDYQQQGLKRTRPIHSKKSKKYGYQEPEQDPSTQQAPRRPVLFQEVVVETDLETEPMVDSREQIEQLHTLEARLDRSETHLDESFTLILEIMVSDINALHPIQLPPMADLNLINTYASDSSAVLNGKIWSVRTVQYVFVARRTGAHQIPAIMIHFDGKKYFTEKTSIEVKGTRSGIRYYGPLSGKAYQIDEIIESAPDVGKARKDEVDITAGINREKSYVNQQVILTVQLKYSLDKHTDMSYRPPQLTGFITEELPEAKTEERISGEKKSDIDRRYRTALFPVRHGKVVVDVAEAVFVRKRQKRSFLTESIVLQVLPLPEDVRGFIPADRRGLVGQFDMTARLDKDTAEVDAPIRLTLTLRGKGNLSSVPEPVISRAEDFRVYLENKNVAIETTGEGVSGEKLFTYLVIFDKPGQADLGHAIIRFFNPDREVWESAIAKIPVVQVAPRPFKEIEVISEDPQIIPLELRPNHGGAAVLKKPVHWAVVKLSFWLFQGIGLLLIALILVGRRLYKQALKDAEVIRIRKAYAGAKKSLRRLKRLMHRQADKEFYNGLAKTASEYLSLKFESPNVYIGVESMPDYFEHFGIPEVLHTRFKAALTACEYVRYAAAVLPNRDKQALYRDVKNAIRDFEKYWVARNRKKAHRLNPTVAAILLLSTGLGAAGPALAGDEEVRFWRANTYAENNDLAKAEGEYKQVLAMGVEDADVYYNLGNTYLRQGKTGLAIMAYERGLKIRPRDKDLKYNLYQAEEQVYLQNALPRKRGPGTRFFTIYRSLTPNELIGSASASYFIAVIFLVLLLLWPVRLQRLRLLMWVAAVFAVLCTGWSITRQYESRWFKQGVVMTKTTEIFSRPYANADMLYTIPEGMRVQVKREEEAWVEVFFEPHRHGWVQRATLSFIE; from the coding sequence TTGAAAAAAAAATTGATTTTATTGTGTATGCTCGCGGCTGGTTTTTCAGGGATCGTTTGCTTGGGCGCGACCGAGGAACAACCGGCATCGCCTGCTTGGGGTGGTCAGAAAGTCAAACGTGTCTACAGCTCGGAAAAGGCGCAAGCACTGTTTGAGCAGCAGGTACTGGAGCGCAGCGCGGAGGGCGAGGAAGAATTAGAGACCCAGCCGCTGTTGGACAGCAGCGGCGGCGGGGAGATTTCGGAGGATGATTACCAGCAGCAAGGACTGAAGCGTACCCGGCCCATACACAGCAAGAAATCCAAAAAATATGGCTATCAGGAACCTGAACAAGATCCGTCAACGCAGCAAGCACCCCGGCGGCCGGTCCTGTTTCAGGAAGTTGTGGTTGAGACCGATCTGGAGACCGAACCCATGGTGGATAGCCGGGAGCAGATAGAGCAGCTGCATACGCTTGAGGCGAGACTGGATCGCAGCGAGACCCATTTAGATGAAAGCTTTACACTGATTTTAGAAATCATGGTGTCAGACATCAATGCTTTGCATCCCATTCAACTGCCGCCGATGGCGGATTTGAATTTGATTAATACCTATGCAAGTGATTCGAGTGCAGTTCTAAATGGGAAAATTTGGAGTGTGCGCACGGTGCAGTATGTTTTTGTTGCCAGGCGGACAGGAGCCCATCAAATTCCCGCCATTATGATCCACTTTGACGGGAAAAAATATTTTACTGAAAAAACGAGTATCGAGGTGAAAGGCACACGCTCCGGCATCCGCTATTATGGACCGCTTTCCGGCAAGGCGTATCAAATCGATGAAATTATTGAGAGCGCACCCGATGTGGGCAAAGCGCGTAAAGATGAGGTCGATATTACCGCGGGGATCAACCGGGAAAAAAGTTACGTTAATCAGCAGGTTATTTTAACCGTGCAGCTCAAGTATAGTTTGGATAAGCACACGGATATGTCCTACCGTCCGCCGCAGTTGACCGGCTTCATTACCGAGGAACTCCCGGAGGCCAAGACGGAGGAGCGCATTTCAGGGGAGAAAAAAAGTGATATTGATCGCCGGTATCGGACCGCACTTTTTCCGGTACGGCACGGAAAAGTGGTGGTGGATGTTGCCGAGGCGGTCTTTGTCAGGAAACGCCAGAAGCGTTCCTTTTTAACCGAATCCATCGTGCTGCAGGTATTGCCCCTGCCGGAGGATGTCCGTGGATTTATTCCAGCCGACAGGCGGGGTTTGGTGGGACAATTTGACATGACCGCACGCCTGGACAAGGATACCGCGGAAGTGGATGCACCCATCCGATTAACCCTGACACTGCGCGGCAAGGGAAATTTGTCCAGCGTACCGGAACCGGTGATTTCCCGGGCAGAGGACTTTCGTGTTTACCTGGAAAATAAAAACGTGGCGATTGAGACAACCGGGGAGGGTGTCTCGGGGGAGAAATTGTTTACCTATTTGGTTATTTTTGATAAACCGGGTCAGGCTGATTTGGGACATGCCATCATACGTTTTTTTAATCCGGACCGGGAAGTATGGGAAAGCGCAATTGCCAAAATTCCTGTCGTGCAGGTTGCTCCGCGCCCGTTTAAGGAAATTGAAGTGATTTCTGAAGATCCGCAGATCATCCCGCTTGAGCTGCGTCCCAATCATGGTGGTGCGGCGGTTTTGAAAAAACCGGTTCACTGGGCGGTGGTCAAGTTGTCGTTCTGGTTGTTTCAGGGAATTGGACTGCTGCTTATCGCGCTGATATTGGTCGGCCGCCGTCTGTATAAACAGGCGCTCAAAGATGCGGAGGTTATCCGCATTCGTAAAGCCTATGCCGGCGCAAAAAAATCATTGCGCCGTCTCAAGCGGCTGATGCACCGTCAGGCGGACAAGGAATTTTATAACGGACTGGCCAAGACCGCTTCAGAGTACCTTTCGCTTAAATTTGAATCACCCAATGTCTATATTGGGGTCGAGAGTATGCCCGATTATTTTGAGCATTTTGGCATTCCTGAAGTGCTGCATACACGCTTCAAGGCCGCCCTGACCGCCTGCGAATATGTCCGCTATGCTGCCGCAGTTTTGCCGAACAGAGATAAACAAGCGCTTTACCGGGATGTGAAAAACGCAATCCGGGATTTTGAAAAATATTGGGTGGCACGCAATCGCAAAAAAGCACACCGCCTCAATCCTACAGTCGCTGCAATTTTACTGCTTTCAACCGGCCTGGGTGCGGCAGGTCCTGCATTGGCAGGTGATGAAGAGGTGCGTTTCTGGCGCGCCAACACCTATGCTGAAAACAATGATTTGGCTAAGGCGGAAGGAGAGTATAAGCAGGTGCTGGCGATGGGGGTTGAGGATGCAGATGTTTATTATAACCTCGGGAATACGTATCTCCGTCAAGGGAAGACCGGTTTGGCGATCATGGCGTATGAGCGGGGATTAAAGATTCGGCCGCGGGACAAAGACTTGAAGTACAATCTTTATCAGGCGGAAGAGCAGGTCTACCTACAAAATGCGCTGCCCCGCAAACGCGGTCCGGGGACGCGTTTTTTCACTATTTACCGGAGCCTGACCCCCAATGAATTAATCGGGAGCGCTTCGGCAAGTTATTTTATTGCCGTGATTTTCCTGGTTCTGTTATTATTGTGGCCGGTACGTTTACAGCGGCTGCGTCTTTTGATGTGGGTGGCGGCCGTGTTTGCGGTTTTATGCACGGGCTGGAGCATCACACGGCAGTATGAATCCAGGTGGTTTAAGCAGGGCGTGGTGATGACCAAGACCACCGAAATTTTCAGCCGCCCCTATGCCAATGCGGATATGCTTTATACTATTCCGGAGGGTATGCGGGTACAGGTCAAGCGCGAGGAAGAGGCTTGGGTTGAGGTGTTTTTTGAACCGCATCGGCACGGCTGGGTACAGCGCGCGACGTTAAGTTTTATTGAATAG